One window of the Pedobacter ginsengisoli genome contains the following:
- a CDS encoding GH3 auxin-responsive promoter family protein — MGLKAALSKPFAAFIVKGINKWKKDAIGAQKETLSQLIDSAKNTSFGKDHGFASIQTYDDFKRAVPIRDYEELRPYIERVVAGEPDVMWKGKPLYFAKTSGTTSGVKYIPLSKESVPEHVKAARNALLTYVNETGKTGFINGKMIFLQGSPILKKKNGINVGRLSGIVAHLVPGYLQKNRLPSYETNCIEDWEQKVDAIVEETFNEDMTLISGIPPWVQMYFDRLTLKAGGKKIKDIFKNFTLFVYGGVNYEPYRAKIEESIGKRVDTIETYPASEGFIAYQDSQQDKSLLLLANAGMFYEFIAADEYYNDNPLRVSLEDVELEKNYALILNTNAGLWGYSIGDTIKFVSKNPYKILVTGRIKHFISAFGEHVIGEEVEHALLTVAKEEGVGITEFTVAPQVETPQGELPYHEWFVEFSTAPKDLNAFSKKVDEALQKKNIYYFDLIEGKILQPLIIRSLKKDAFVNYMRSQGKLGGQNKVPRLSNDRKIADNLSSFIN, encoded by the coding sequence ATGGGATTAAAAGCGGCATTAAGTAAACCATTTGCGGCCTTTATTGTAAAAGGTATAAATAAATGGAAAAAAGATGCAATTGGGGCACAAAAGGAAACTTTAAGCCAACTCATTGATTCTGCAAAAAATACATCCTTTGGTAAGGATCATGGTTTTGCTTCAATACAAACATATGATGATTTTAAAAGAGCAGTGCCAATTAGGGATTACGAAGAGTTAAGACCTTATATTGAAAGGGTAGTTGCAGGTGAACCGGATGTGATGTGGAAAGGTAAGCCTCTTTATTTTGCAAAAACATCAGGTACTACCTCTGGAGTTAAATACATTCCACTTTCTAAAGAATCAGTTCCTGAGCATGTTAAGGCAGCACGTAATGCCTTGCTTACTTATGTTAATGAAACAGGTAAAACCGGGTTTATTAATGGTAAGATGATTTTTTTGCAAGGAAGTCCGATACTAAAAAAGAAGAATGGAATTAACGTAGGAAGATTATCAGGTATAGTTGCCCACTTAGTTCCAGGTTATTTACAGAAAAACCGCCTACCTTCTTACGAGACAAATTGCATAGAAGATTGGGAGCAAAAAGTTGATGCAATAGTTGAGGAGACCTTTAATGAGGATATGACTCTGATTTCGGGTATACCACCATGGGTACAGATGTATTTTGACAGGCTTACACTGAAAGCTGGAGGTAAAAAGATTAAAGACATCTTTAAAAACTTTACCCTGTTTGTATATGGTGGTGTTAATTATGAACCCTATAGGGCTAAAATTGAAGAAAGTATAGGTAAGAGGGTTGATACAATTGAAACTTATCCCGCTTCGGAAGGATTTATAGCTTACCAGGATAGCCAGCAGGATAAGAGTTTATTATTATTGGCAAATGCAGGGATGTTTTATGAATTTATCGCGGCAGATGAATATTATAATGATAATCCTTTAAGGGTAAGTCTGGAAGATGTTGAATTGGAAAAGAATTATGCTCTAATACTTAATACAAATGCGGGATTATGGGGATATAGCATTGGGGATACAATTAAGTTTGTGTCTAAAAATCCCTATAAAATATTGGTGACCGGACGCATTAAACATTTTATTTCGGCATTTGGAGAACACGTAATTGGCGAAGAGGTAGAGCATGCTTTACTCACCGTAGCGAAAGAAGAAGGTGTTGGTATTACAGAATTTACGGTTGCCCCTCAGGTTGAAACGCCTCAGGGTGAATTGCCTTATCATGAGTGGTTTGTAGAGTTTTCTACTGCTCCCAAAGACCTCAATGCTTTCAGTAAAAAAGTAGACGAGGCACTACAAAAGAAGAATATTTACTATTTTGACCTCATTGAAGGGAAAATACTGCAGCCACTGATCATTCGTTCATTAAAGAAGGATGCTTTTGTGAACTATATGCGTAGTCAGGGTAAACTTGGCGGACAAAATAAAGTTCCAAGATTATCGAACGACAGAAAGATTGCTGATAATTTAAGTAGTTTTATAAATTGA
- a CDS encoding glycosyltransferase: protein MFFSIIIPLYNRPQEIDELLATLTKQTYTQFEVLVIEDGSVNDAKGIVDKYANTLDVKYFFKPNEGQGFSRNYGFERAKGDFFVIFDSDCLIPEDYLEIVKNYLFEHKLDAYGGPDAAHQSFTPVQKAISYAMTSPFTTGGIRGNKKHIGQFHPRSFNMGVSREVWEKVGGFILTRLGEDIEYSIRIHEHGFKIGLIPAARVFHKRRTSFSQFYKQLHFFGRARINIYKHFPAELKLVHFFPAVFTCGVIFTVLINIFYWPLAFICNFVMLIYFMLIFFHSWQVNKSLKVAFLSIIAAFIQLTAYGLGFMQDFIKRVVFKQQ from the coding sequence ATGTTTTTTTCGATTATAATCCCCCTTTACAATCGTCCACAAGAGATTGATGAGCTTTTAGCTACGCTTACCAAACAAACCTATACACAATTTGAAGTATTGGTAATTGAAGATGGTTCGGTAAATGATGCTAAGGGTATTGTTGATAAATATGCGAATACACTTGATGTAAAGTATTTTTTTAAACCTAATGAGGGTCAGGGGTTTTCGCGTAATTACGGATTTGAAAGAGCTAAAGGTGATTTCTTTGTGATTTTTGATTCTGATTGCCTGATTCCGGAGGATTATCTGGAAATCGTAAAAAACTATCTTTTTGAACATAAACTGGATGCTTACGGTGGACCTGATGCAGCGCATCAAAGTTTTACCCCAGTGCAAAAAGCCATTAGCTATGCCATGACTTCACCTTTTACAACCGGAGGAATAAGAGGGAATAAAAAGCATATCGGACAGTTTCATCCACGGAGCTTTAACATGGGAGTTTCCAGAGAGGTATGGGAAAAGGTGGGTGGTTTTATTTTAACAAGGCTTGGAGAGGATATTGAGTATAGTATTCGTATTCATGAACATGGGTTCAAGATCGGCTTAATACCTGCAGCCAGAGTTTTTCATAAACGACGGACAAGTTTTAGCCAGTTTTATAAGCAGTTGCATTTTTTTGGCCGTGCAAGGATAAATATTTATAAACATTTCCCGGCAGAATTAAAATTAGTGCATTTTTTTCCGGCTGTTTTTACATGCGGGGTAATATTTACTGTGCTTATTAATATATTTTATTGGCCTTTGGCATTCATTTGTAACTTTGTGATGCTGATTTACTTTATGTTGATATTTTTTCACTCATGGCAGGTTAATAAGTCATTAAAAGTTGCATTTTTGAGCATAATTGCCGCATTCATTCAGTTAACAGCCTATGGTTTGGGCTTTATGCAGGATTTTATTAAAAGAGTAGTATTTAAACAACAATGA
- a CDS encoding glycosyltransferase family 2 protein — protein MDISVVIPLYNEEESLPELTSWIAKVMQEHNFSYEVLFVDDGSTDASWSIIENLKQEYSSVKGIKFRRNYGKSAALNVAFEAAQGDVIITMDADLQDSPDEIPELFRRIKEEKFDIVSGWKKKRYDPITKTIPTKLFNAATRRMSGIQLNDFNCGLKAYRNDVVKTIEVYGEMHRYIPVIAKWAGFKNIGEQVVEHRARKYGVTKFGMSRFVNGFLDLLSIFFVGKFGKRPMHFFGSLGVLSFVIGTFMALWLIGVKLYHISMAIPYKRDVTDQPLFYIALVAIILGSQLFLTGFVAELVTRNATERNQYLIEKEIL, from the coding sequence ATGGATATTTCTGTTGTAATCCCCCTATATAATGAAGAAGAATCTTTACCTGAATTAACTTCATGGATTGCTAAGGTAATGCAGGAGCATAATTTTAGTTATGAGGTTCTTTTTGTTGATGATGGAAGTACTGATGCTTCCTGGAGCATCATTGAAAATTTAAAGCAGGAATATAGTTCAGTAAAAGGGATTAAATTCAGGAGAAACTATGGTAAATCGGCTGCTTTAAATGTAGCCTTCGAGGCTGCACAGGGTGATGTTATAATTACTATGGATGCTGATTTGCAGGATAGCCCGGATGAAATACCTGAACTTTTCCGTCGGATAAAAGAGGAAAAGTTTGATATTGTATCTGGCTGGAAAAAGAAACGTTACGATCCGATTACGAAAACTATACCCACTAAATTATTTAACGCAGCTACTCGCAGAATGTCGGGCATTCAGCTAAATGATTTTAATTGCGGTTTAAAAGCTTACAGAAATGACGTGGTAAAAACCATTGAAGTTTATGGAGAGATGCACCGCTATATTCCTGTAATTGCAAAATGGGCCGGATTTAAGAATATAGGTGAACAGGTAGTAGAGCACCGGGCACGAAAGTATGGGGTTACTAAATTTGGAATGAGCCGTTTTGTTAACGGATTTCTAGATCTGTTGTCGATCTTTTTTGTTGGCAAGTTTGGGAAACGACCAATGCACTTTTTTGGTTCATTAGGAGTTCTAAGTTTTGTAATAGGAACATTTATGGCATTATGGCTTATTGGTGTTAAGTTGTATCACATATCTATGGCCATTCCATATAAAAGAGATGTAACAGATCAACCTTTGTTTTATATTGCTTTGGTTGCCATAATACTTGGTTCTCAGCTGTTCCTTACAGGTTTTGTTGCCGAACTGGTTACCAGAAATGCTACAGAACGTAATCAATATTTAATAGAAAAGGAGATCTTATAA
- a CDS encoding DUF1080 domain-containing protein yields the protein MINIRKSVMLATLMIAGINIVQAQDAKPEDTEVYTPVPKVVSTPELTIAPPSDAIILFDGKNLDQWVMTDDRSKPAAWTVANKVFTVNKKSGNIETKESFGNYQLHLEWRVPANITGKGQGRGNSGLFLASIGKGDAGYELQILDSYKNDTYTNGQAASIYKQFVPLANPTRKPGEWNSYDVIWTAPTFNDDKTVKTPARVTVLFNGVLVQDNTTLLGPTQYIGAPAYRQAHGPAPIKLQSHGDPSEPLSFRNIWIRNL from the coding sequence ATGATAAATATTCGTAAATCAGTTATGCTTGCTACTTTAATGATAGCAGGAATTAACATCGTTCAGGCACAAGATGCAAAGCCTGAAGACACTGAAGTATATACCCCGGTTCCCAAAGTAGTATCAACACCGGAACTTACAATAGCTCCTCCTTCTGATGCTATTATACTTTTTGACGGCAAAAACCTTGACCAATGGGTAATGACTGACGATAGATCTAAACCTGCTGCATGGACTGTTGCCAACAAAGTATTTACTGTAAATAAAAAATCAGGGAACATCGAAACTAAAGAATCATTTGGTAATTACCAGCTACACCTGGAGTGGCGCGTACCTGCTAACATCACAGGAAAAGGACAAGGCAGAGGTAATAGCGGACTTTTCCTTGCTTCTATTGGCAAAGGTGATGCTGGCTACGAATTACAAATTCTTGACTCCTATAAAAACGACACCTACACAAATGGGCAAGCTGCAAGTATCTACAAACAATTTGTACCTCTTGCAAACCCAACCCGTAAACCGGGCGAATGGAACAGTTACGATGTAATCTGGACAGCACCAACATTCAATGACGATAAAACTGTAAAAACACCTGCCAGAGTTACTGTGTTATTTAACGGCGTATTGGTTCAGGATAATACTACATTGTTAGGTCCAACCCAATATATCGGAGCTCCTGCATACAGACAAGCTCATGGCCCTGCACCAATTAAATTGCAATCTCATGGTGATCCTAGTGAGCCATTAAGCTTTCGAAATATTTGGATAAGAAATCTGTAA
- a CDS encoding PQQ-dependent sugar dehydrogenase, translated as MRSNYLLVGAAFFVVIFSSWSSKDRQINQSLKVLNKVDVKVPDSSRYTRIVLAEGLDEPMEMAILPNLNVLFVERKGALKLYNSKTKVVKTIANMNVFSGIEDGLLGLALDPKFSENHWVYLYFAVAGEVSKSRLARYQLIGDKLINKSEQIVLEIPTQRKYCCHSAGYLAFDAKGILYLSTGDNTNAEETEGYTPVDERPGRGLADDQATSANTNDLRGKILRIIPKNGGGYIIPDGNLFPKDGSKGLPEIYTMGSRNPYRFSIDQKNGYVYWGDVGPDTKIQSEDGEYMSFDEVNQAKKPGFFGWPYFLGNNQAMPLYNYATKQPGEKKDPAKPFNNSPNNTGEKGLPPAQSAMIWYGKMSSKHFPLLGSGGATAAAGPVYYSDLFPNAPYKLSEYYNAKLFIYDWIRGWIMAITFDENGNYKQMEPFLKHIKFSAPVDMQFSKDGAIYMLEYGTNWFSKNTDAKLVRIEYQEGNRKPIAEITVDKQYGAAPFLVNLTGRKSVDFDKDDKLDFSWKIEGKTIKGPEIKYNFKKLGIYNVELIVSDDKGAVGTAVSKIHVGNTPPEVVINSTANNSFYWDRELLDYQVIVKDKEDKKIDQNRVKVSFGYLPSGKDVAVILAGNQDPGAYKYLKGSGMVANLDCKACHSMDKTSVGPTYKSISMRYAGQKDIEKTLAKKVIEGGSGNWGERAMSAHPAISFDDAQEMVNYILSLSKKSGKLPLKNSIPLKEHVGKGKKGSYLLNASYRDKGANGIEPLDGNAYLSLRSPYVEAEDFDKGNVRVITITTAFMAYVVGIADQSYIKFNAIDLTGIKQLKYNVQAIGSGGNIELRLDNANGPLLSKLTVPAADPNGKVDWKELTVAINTTKGKHDLYFVFTALTDQKNDLFNLDWIYFSNK; from the coding sequence ATGAGATCAAATTACTTATTGGTAGGGGCAGCATTCTTTGTTGTCATTTTTAGCTCATGGAGTTCGAAAGACAGACAAATAAATCAGAGCCTTAAAGTTTTAAATAAGGTTGATGTAAAAGTTCCTGATAGTAGCAGATATACACGTATTGTACTTGCAGAAGGATTGGACGAACCTATGGAGATGGCAATATTACCCAATCTCAATGTGCTTTTTGTAGAACGTAAAGGTGCTTTAAAGCTTTACAATAGTAAAACCAAGGTTGTTAAGACTATTGCAAATATGAATGTTTTTAGTGGAATTGAGGATGGCTTGCTTGGATTGGCCCTCGACCCGAAGTTCTCAGAAAACCATTGGGTATATCTTTATTTTGCAGTGGCAGGAGAGGTGTCAAAAAGCAGATTGGCCCGGTATCAGTTGATAGGTGATAAACTGATCAATAAATCGGAACAAATTGTACTTGAGATTCCTACCCAACGCAAGTATTGTTGTCATTCGGCTGGATACCTTGCATTTGATGCGAAAGGAATACTTTATTTATCTACTGGTGATAATACTAATGCTGAGGAAACAGAAGGATACACGCCGGTGGATGAAAGACCTGGTAGGGGACTTGCCGACGACCAGGCAACGTCTGCAAATACCAATGATTTAAGGGGAAAGATATTACGCATCATTCCTAAAAATGGTGGCGGATATATCATTCCGGATGGGAATCTTTTTCCTAAAGATGGTTCAAAGGGCTTACCTGAAATTTACACGATGGGATCCCGTAATCCTTATCGATTTAGTATTGACCAAAAAAATGGATATGTATATTGGGGAGATGTGGGGCCGGATACAAAAATACAAAGTGAAGATGGAGAATACATGAGTTTTGATGAAGTCAATCAAGCAAAAAAGCCTGGTTTTTTCGGATGGCCCTATTTTTTGGGTAACAATCAAGCAATGCCCTTGTATAATTATGCGACTAAACAACCTGGTGAGAAAAAAGATCCCGCTAAACCTTTTAATAATTCGCCCAATAACACCGGTGAAAAGGGATTGCCACCGGCTCAATCTGCAATGATATGGTATGGTAAGATGTCATCTAAGCATTTTCCTCTTCTTGGAAGTGGTGGGGCAACTGCAGCCGCAGGACCGGTTTATTATAGCGACCTTTTTCCAAATGCTCCTTACAAACTTTCTGAATATTATAATGCCAAGCTATTTATTTACGATTGGATAAGAGGATGGATAATGGCCATTACCTTCGATGAAAATGGTAATTACAAGCAAATGGAACCATTCTTAAAACATATTAAATTCTCGGCGCCTGTAGATATGCAGTTTAGTAAGGATGGAGCAATATACATGTTGGAGTATGGTACGAATTGGTTTTCTAAAAATACAGATGCAAAACTTGTGAGAATTGAATATCAGGAGGGGAATAGAAAACCTATCGCCGAGATTACGGTTGACAAACAGTATGGGGCTGCTCCTTTTCTGGTTAACCTGACTGGGCGTAAATCAGTTGATTTTGATAAAGATGATAAACTTGATTTTAGCTGGAAAATAGAAGGCAAAACAATTAAAGGACCTGAAATCAAATACAACTTTAAGAAATTAGGCATTTATAATGTAGAACTTATTGTTAGCGATGATAAAGGTGCAGTTGGGACTGCTGTTTCGAAAATACATGTTGGAAACACTCCTCCGGAGGTAGTGATTAACAGTACAGCGAACAACAGTTTTTATTGGGACAGGGAATTACTGGATTATCAGGTTATAGTTAAGGATAAAGAGGATAAGAAGATAGATCAAAACAGAGTCAAGGTTTCCTTTGGATATCTTCCAAGTGGAAAGGATGTTGCTGTTATTCTTGCGGGGAATCAAGATCCCGGGGCCTATAAGTACTTAAAAGGATCTGGCATGGTGGCAAATTTAGACTGTAAGGCATGCCATTCTATGGATAAAACCTCTGTTGGTCCTACCTATAAATCGATATCAATGCGTTATGCGGGACAAAAAGATATTGAGAAGACATTGGCTAAAAAAGTAATTGAAGGTGGCAGTGGGAACTGGGGAGAAAGGGCTATGTCTGCACATCCTGCAATATCATTTGATGATGCACAGGAAATGGTTAATTATATTCTTTCGCTTTCTAAAAAGTCAGGAAAGCTGCCGCTTAAAAATAGCATTCCATTAAAAGAGCATGTTGGAAAGGGAAAAAAGGGAAGTTATCTGCTTAATGCTTCTTATAGGGATAAAGGGGCTAATGGTATTGAACCATTGGATGGAAATGCTTACCTCTCTTTACGTAGTCCATATGTTGAGGCAGAGGATTTTGACAAAGGAAATGTTCGTGTAATTACGATAACAACTGCTTTTATGGCTTATGTAGTAGGAATTGCGGACCAAAGCTATATCAAGTTTAATGCAATTGATCTGACCGGGATTAAGCAGCTTAAATATAATGTACAAGCTATTGGAAGTGGGGGGAATATTGAATTAAGACTAGATAATGCGAATGGGCCTTTGCTTAGTAAGCTTACCGTTCCAGCTGCCGACCCTAATGGTAAAGTGGATTGGAAAGAGTTAACGGTAGCCATAAATACAACGAAGGGAAAGCATGATCTTTACTTTGTATTTACGGCGTTAACAGATCAAAAGAATGATCTGTTTAATCTGGATTGGATTTATTTTTCTAATAAATAA
- a CDS encoding Gfo/Idh/MocA family protein: MRSFNRRSFILNTALAGLGAGLLHSLPSLGKSSLQKETGKRIGIIGLDTSHSEVFTKAINSGGPEMKGYKVVAAYPQGSKDIPAALKMKPGIVEAVKANGVEIVDSIEELIKKVDVILLETIDGRPHFEQALPVMQAGKRMFIDKPIAASLADVKKIFAASKKYDSPVFSSSALRFDGNVQKVVSGSIGKVLGADVYTPAEIEPNHMDMAWYAIHGIEMLFSVMGPGCKTVTRVYNDGVDFVTGIWEDGRVGSVRGIRNGASNIAGTAFGASGIAPLGPFNSYSPLIAEIISFFETGKPPVSEKETLEIFSFIKAADLSRKRNGLPVSLANI; this comes from the coding sequence ATGAGATCTTTTAACCGTAGATCTTTCATTCTGAACACTGCATTAGCAGGTTTGGGTGCAGGATTGCTTCATTCTTTGCCTTCACTAGGCAAATCATCATTGCAAAAGGAAACCGGGAAACGTATTGGAATTATTGGATTAGATACATCTCACAGCGAAGTCTTCACTAAAGCAATTAATAGTGGTGGTCCAGAAATGAAAGGCTACAAGGTGGTAGCAGCTTACCCCCAGGGAAGCAAAGACATTCCTGCTGCTTTAAAAATGAAACCTGGAATTGTTGAGGCAGTTAAAGCAAACGGAGTAGAAATAGTAGATTCAATAGAAGAATTGATCAAGAAGGTTGATGTTATCTTATTGGAGACTATTGATGGCAGGCCTCATTTTGAGCAGGCTTTACCTGTAATGCAGGCAGGGAAGCGAATGTTTATTGATAAACCTATTGCAGCTTCGCTGGCAGATGTTAAGAAAATCTTTGCTGCTTCAAAAAAATATGATTCACCAGTTTTCAGTTCTTCGGCATTACGTTTTGATGGCAATGTTCAGAAGGTTGTTTCAGGAAGTATAGGTAAAGTATTGGGAGCTGATGTTTATACACCGGCAGAGATAGAACCAAATCACATGGATATGGCCTGGTATGCAATACATGGAATAGAGATGTTGTTTTCGGTAATGGGCCCAGGTTGCAAAACGGTAACCAGAGTTTATAATGATGGAGTTGATTTTGTGACGGGTATATGGGAAGATGGGCGTGTTGGAAGTGTCCGTGGAATACGTAACGGTGCTTCAAATATTGCAGGTACTGCGTTTGGAGCAAGTGGAATAGCACCATTAGGACCATTTAATTCTTATTCGCCCTTAATTGCTGAAATCATTAGTTTTTTTGAAACGGGAAAACCTCCTGTGTCTGAAAAAGAAACATTAGAAATTTTCTCGTTTATAAAGGCTGCAGATCTCAGCAGAAAGCGTAATGGTTTACCTGTTTCATTGGCTAATATTTAA
- a CDS encoding DUF4199 domain-containing protein, which yields MEEVVVEPKKSPNKLAFKSAIAYSVYFLVLMFVMKWMGVDQNSPNTTFAEKVVYSLASYIPFIMAVVFVQTTYKKELGGYISFGKAFSSGFKVAAYAGLFIAVFTILYYKVLDRNAFDQLMDSAVAAAGDDENKVKGVEMMRPYMIFFIGFGVAVSYTIYGLIISLIGAAVVKKEQPLYEE from the coding sequence ATGGAAGAAGTAGTAGTTGAACCAAAAAAGAGTCCAAATAAGCTGGCGTTTAAAAGCGCAATAGCTTATTCTGTTTATTTCCTTGTACTTATGTTTGTGATGAAGTGGATGGGGGTAGATCAGAACAGCCCGAATACCACATTTGCCGAGAAAGTTGTTTACTCACTGGCTTCTTATATCCCGTTTATTATGGCAGTTGTATTTGTACAAACAACATATAAAAAGGAATTGGGTGGTTATATAAGCTTTGGGAAAGCATTTTCTTCTGGATTTAAAGTAGCTGCATATGCAGGATTATTTATCGCTGTATTTACTATCCTTTATTATAAAGTTTTGGATAGGAATGCTTTTGATCAGTTAATGGATTCGGCAGTGGCTGCTGCCGGTGACGATGAAAATAAGGTTAAAGGGGTAGAAATGATGAGGCCTTATATGATCTTTTTTATTGGATTTGGGGTAGCGGTGAGCTATACTATATATGGACTGATTATTAGTTTAATAGGGGCGGCAGTAGTTAAGAAGGAGCAGCCTCTTTACGAAGAGTAA
- a CDS encoding dihydroorotase yields MNLLITGIVIADPNSQFNQKKCDVRVEQGKITAIDNKLTASKNEQVFDGEGAVLSPGFFDINCSIGDPGFETKEDINTATAAAKAGGFTGIAVLPNTRPVVQSKAEVEYIINRAKNNLVDVLPIGAISQGLEGKELAELYDMKLAGAVAFSDGGKAIVDDGFMSRALQYTQGFDGLLMVYPENKSIAGKSQINESKTSVLLGMKGLPSLAEEMHINRDIFLATYHDAPVHISNISTAGSVALIKKAKKDGVKITCDVAAHHLVFTEELLNDFDSNYKVKPPLRGKTDVKALIAGLKDGTIDAIGSQHRPHEIEFKDVEFEIASYGIIALQTVLPLLIKAGLDATQIAEKLSVNPRKLLGLAVSVIEVGAEANFTVYNPALQWEYNVDTNYSKSANSPLLNKKLTGKVQLVYNNKQLQSYG; encoded by the coding sequence ATGAACCTTCTTATCACGGGCATAGTTATTGCCGATCCAAACAGCCAGTTCAATCAAAAGAAATGTGATGTTCGTGTTGAACAGGGAAAGATAACGGCTATAGATAATAAACTTACTGCATCTAAAAACGAACAGGTTTTTGATGGGGAAGGAGCTGTGCTTTCTCCGGGTTTCTTTGACATAAACTGTTCCATTGGTGATCCGGGTTTTGAAACCAAAGAAGATATTAATACGGCTACCGCTGCGGCAAAAGCAGGAGGCTTTACAGGAATTGCGGTTTTACCAAATACCAGGCCGGTAGTACAATCGAAGGCCGAAGTTGAATACATCATTAACAGAGCTAAAAACAACCTGGTAGATGTGTTGCCAATAGGAGCCATTAGTCAGGGATTGGAAGGTAAGGAGCTTGCAGAATTGTACGATATGAAGCTGGCAGGTGCCGTAGCGTTTTCTGATGGTGGAAAGGCTATTGTTGATGATGGTTTTATGAGCCGTGCTTTACAATACACCCAGGGTTTTGACGGGCTTTTAATGGTATACCCTGAAAATAAATCTATTGCAGGAAAATCACAGATTAACGAGAGTAAGACTAGTGTGTTACTGGGAATGAAGGGATTGCCTTCGTTAGCAGAAGAAATGCACATTAACCGCGATATCTTTTTGGCAACTTACCACGATGCTCCTGTACACATTAGCAATATCTCAACCGCAGGTTCTGTAGCCCTTATTAAGAAGGCCAAAAAAGATGGTGTTAAAATTACCTGCGATGTAGCAGCGCATCATTTAGTGTTTACTGAAGAGTTGTTGAATGATTTTGATAGCAACTATAAGGTTAAGCCACCTTTGCGTGGTAAAACTGATGTGAAAGCATTGATTGCTGGTTTAAAAGATGGAACTATTGATGCGATAGGATCACAGCATCGCCCGCACGAAATAGAATTTAAAGATGTTGAGTTTGAAATTGCATCGTATGGTATTATTGCCTTGCAAACTGTTTTGCCTTTGCTTATTAAAGCCGGACTTGATGCAACGCAGATAGCGGAGAAACTGTCTGTAAATCCACGTAAGTTGCTTGGTCTTGCAGTTTCTGTAATTGAAGTTGGTGCAGAAGCTAACTTTACGGTGTATAATCCTGCTTTGCAATGGGAGTATAATGTTGATACGAACTATTCAAAGTCGGCTAATTCTCCATTATTAAATAAAAAACTAACCGGTAAAGTTCAACTGGTATATAATAACAAACAATTACAATCATATGGATAA